The Thermococcus sp. DNA segment TATAGAACCACAGGATATCATGAAGCTCCCGCTGGAGGAACTGCCCTGGGTGGACAGGCAAACCCTGATTACCGCAGCCGAGAAGCTTGACTCCGAGAGCAAGCTTCACATCGAGTACCGCTACCAGCCAACCTTCGATTGATTCTTGCTTTCCAAAACTTTTCTGGGGGGGAAGGAATGGACGCCGAAACGCTGAGAAAGGCGAAGGAAGAACTAATAAAAAGGGTAGAGGATTTCTATGGTAACAACCTGCTCTCTGTAGTATTCTACGGAAGGCATCTCCACGACCCAAACTTCCCGGAGATAGACGTGGTAGTTATAATCGACAAGCCCTACGATCCCGTCAAGATGAACCGCATGGCAGACTTTGTTGAGAACATCAGGGACCCAATAGAGGAGAAGTACGGCTACCACGTCTCCTTCGAGCTGTATACGAGGGAAGAAGCCGAGAACTTCCACTCTGGCTATCTGGACGTCTTTGTGAACTACGAGATAGCCTACGACAGGGACGGCTACTTCGAGTGGCTTAAAGAGGAAATGCTCAATCCGAAGACGGTTATGAAGCACGTCCAGTATCTCAGCACTATCGAGTACATTCCAGTTGATAGGGAGGACAGGGAATGATAGGTGCCGTCCTGGCCGGTGGAAAGGGAAAGCGCTTCGGAGGGGATAAACTCCTCTTTAAAATCTCCGGAAAGCCTTTAATAATCCATACAATCGAAAGGCTCGAAGGGGCGGGTTCAATAGATGAGGTCGTCATAGTCGCCTC contains these protein-coding regions:
- a CDS encoding nucleotidyltransferase, which codes for MDAETLRKAKEELIKRVEDFYGNNLLSVVFYGRHLHDPNFPEIDVVVIIDKPYDPVKMNRMADFVENIRDPIEEKYGYHVSFELYTREEAENFHSGYLDVFVNYEIAYDRDGYFEWLKEEMLNPKTVMKHVQYLSTIEYIPVDREDRE